A window of the Tiliqua scincoides isolate rTilSci1 chromosome 5, rTilSci1.hap2, whole genome shotgun sequence genome harbors these coding sequences:
- the LOC136653151 gene encoding LOW QUALITY PROTEIN: olfactory receptor 5V1-like (The sequence of the model RefSeq protein was modified relative to this genomic sequence to represent the inferred CDS: substituted 1 base at 1 genomic stop codon) — protein sequence MDSTTCTQRLNQTRITEFVLIGFSLDAKNKSLFFAIGLLVYLLTLAGNAVIIMLIGVDQCLRTPMYFLLGNLSFVEICYISTTLPKMLWDLLLGDKTISFIGCALQMYFFITLGSIECLLLSAMAYDRYAAICHPLHYTVLMRQSICRGLLAISWIIGNINSMVHTALVFSLTFCHSNEIDHFFCDIPPILHLSCSDVFLVQLMNFTISVCVIIVPFSLTLLSYILIVFAVLKIRTAHGRIKAFSTCASHLTVVSIFYGTIIYTYIXPSMNHSLEEDRLVSVLYAIITPLLNPLIYSFRKKEVQGALWRALGKSRL from the coding sequence ATGGACTCCACCACTTGTACACAAAGACTGAATCAAACAAGAATCACAGAATTTGTCCTCATAGGATTTTCTCTTGACGCAAAGAACAAGAGTCTTTTCTTTGCTATAGGTCTGTTAGTCTACCTGTTGACTTTGGCAGGAAATGCTGTCATCATTATGTTGATTGGGGTTGACCAGTGCCTCAGaactcccatgtacttcctccTGGGAAATCTCTCGTTTGTTGAGATCTGCTACATTTCCACCACACTTCCGAAGATGTTGTGGGATCTCTTGTTGGGGGACAAGACCATCTCCTTCATAGGATGTGCACTACAAATGTATTTCTTCATCACTTTAGGTAGCATAGAGTGTTTGCTGCTCTCAGCCATGGCATACGACCGCTATGcagccatctgccacccactccaCTACACCGTACTCATGAGACAGTCTATATGTAGGGGCTTACTGGCCATTTCATGGATTATTGGCAACATCAATTCTATGGTCCACACAGCACTGGTCTTTTCCTTAACTTTCTGTCactccaatgaaattgaccatttcttctgtgatattCCTCCTATTCTGCACCTCTCTTGCTCTGATGTATTTCTTGTCCAGTTGATGAACTTCActatctctgtgtgtgtcatTATTGTGCCTTTCTCTCTGACTCTTCTTTCCTACATCCTCATTGTCTTTGCAGTGCTCAAAATCCGCACAGCCCATGGTAGGATCAAGGCATTCTCCACctgtgcttcccacctcactgtggtgagcatTTTCTATGGCACCATCATCTACACCTATATATGACCCTCTATGAAccattccttggaggaagaccGCCTGGTTTCTGTGTTATATGCTATCATtactcccctgctaaaccccttgatctacagctttaggaagaaggaagtgcagggggcacTTTGGAGAGCCCTTGGGAAGAGTAGGTTATAG